A region of Theileria annulata chromosome 2, complete sequence, *** SEQUENCING IN PROGRESS *** DNA encodes the following proteins:
- a CDS encoding uncharacterized protein (chr2.C.cand.301 - hypothetical protein, conserved, pf13_0190, three TPR domains), giving the protein MSEKPFESPDESMDENLDAPASLEECLSKASTFKSAGNEFYKLSKFKEASESYNDGITWIKKMNNIEPHKELLSVLYSNLCASYLELFEYGKARESANEAITNNKNNVKAYYRRAQALFNIGSFEEALSDCNHLLEIDKSDPNVNNLLRKINLKLKQANQQQKKAFGGLFDKVGGLYDDRQLEMQNKKQTKYEEYVKTQEGEEKMDYESWEKYEQEQEAKKELERSKKAKEEGSKKVDETPDLDEEDERIINETKKMGYCYFGKKKDDINTNLQSNHTITPQPVNTNSNMEQSKRSISSWNSQDMTQWCKKTLEHYLLQSNYQNEPKSQDNSQNILQMFNEINLDLDGNGLAKLQKLAGMIYKSSVKPSSVEALEGDAQIAFIRGTRRYLFDFSCNINLDIEIDTDFEKEVKTQLSKYQGVLVLKEISSERESGKTWTDYMSVKYKSNLKPEHQELVKDMLNKFKENVSQKIDQFLTHYQTQ; this is encoded by the exons atgtCTGAAAAACCTTTTGAAAGTCCAGATGAATCTATGGACGAGAATTTAGACGCTCCAGCTTCCTTAGAAGAGTGCCTCTCGAAGGCAAGTACCTTCAAATCAGCTGGAAATGAATTCTACAAACTTTCCAAATTCAAAGAAGCTTCTGAATCTTACAAT gaTGGTATTACTTGGATAAAGAAGatgaataatattgaaCCTCATAAGGAATTATTAAGTGTTCTTTATAGTAATTTGTGTGCCAGTTACCTTGAGCTTTTTGAGTATGGGAAGGCTAGAGAATCTGCCAACGAAGctataacaaataataaaaataacgtcaaa GCTTATTATCGTAGAGCTCAAGCATTGTTTAATATTGGATCTTTTGAAGAAGCTCTTTCTGACTGTAACCATCTTCttgaaattgataaatcTGATCCGAACGTCAATAATCTTCTTCGAAAGATTAATcttaaattaaaacaagCCAATCAACAACAGAAAAAG GCGTTTGGAGgattatttgataaagtTGGTGGATTATATGATGATAGGCAATTGGAAATGcaaaataaaaaacaaacCAAATATGAAGAATACGTTAAAACACAAGAAG GTGAAGAGAAAATGGATTATGAATCATGGGAAAAGTATGAACAGGAACAAGAGGCTAAAAAGGAATTAGAACGTAGTAAAAAAGCCAAAGAAGAAGGTTCTAAGAAAGTAGATGAAACGCCTGATTTggatgaagaagatgaaaGAATCATTAATGAAACAAAGAAAATGG GCTATTGTTATTTCGGGAAAAAGAAAGATGATATCAATACCAATTTACAATCAAATCATACCATTACTCCACAACCAGTCAATACCAATTCTAAC ATGGAACAATCGAAAAGATCAATATCATCATGGAATTCACAAG ATATGACACAATGGTGTAAAAAAACACTTGAACATTATCTTCTACAATCAAATTACCAAAATGAACCAAAATCACAAGATAATTCACAAAATATCTTACAAATGTTCAATgaa ATAAATTTGGATTTGGATGGAAATGGATTAGCAAAGTTACAGAAGCTTGCAGGGATGATATATAAGAGTAGTGTAAAACCTTCATCAGTTGAAGCACTGGAAGGTGATGCACAAATAGCATTTATTAGGGGAACGAGACGTTACCTCTTCGATTTCAGCTGTAACATTAATCTGGACATAGAAATCGACACCGACTTTGAAAAAGAAGTAAAAACACAACTCTCCAAATACCAAG GAGTATTGGTATTGAAGGAAATATCAAGTGAACGTGAAAGTGGAAAGACTTGGACAGATTATATGAGTGTAAAGTACAAGTCAAACTTGAAACCAGAACATCAAGAACTTGTGAAGGATATGCTCAACAAGTTCAAAGAAAATGTTTCTCAAAAAATTGATCAATTTCTAACACATTATCAAACGcagtaa
- a CDS encoding uncharacterized protein (chr2.C.cand.302 - DNA binding protein, PF00249 Myb-like DNA-binding domain): MDSTSCANKDSFRETSRVSSRSFSYSNLNNASLQLLKADFVAYSFLAQGKYFKRISQQISNTTTRSKHESSTSRTDFNPNLNTQISHNLTSKSNPDGKSNFDLKFNFDTKSKLDPKYYKLSPGELKTEFKFSKSNWKRSSLGSRLTYLNRKCHFNGISSKKHTYLCFFSALDLPVKSDQFEELFSQFENYVIKLFSVHPTLGSEKRGGCIDEDGSMIGSMLNYIRSYECSLHLLSQKPRNYFYISLFLLIVLLRNMRRLLHHYRPNSTLLELILILVEGIYLCQNHLHSFFHRTNGTILKGDSFKFEPSEGKRNDLVNKELLKSFNESCNRCRNSIYNLCKAESARYYDDSKPESKSDKCEDNKQDTALRSGNSTSGQPNTGLRSEKSTSGEVDLSEFETAREDIPTFYDNISSLTTRCESVDSRLRYELVEISELSGLNLVLDEKVSEWISELCNLSSFYCKLGSEPILLSNPFLKLTLNSDTVLPKVCKFSFTNLSFDRILHLKLVDSLFYSQLCSKSPEISLRSSQSTTLLKPRKSSYSRWSDDEVNLLIRSINRYGTGNWSFIARAYFLGKKSPMQLKDKWANLVRYGHVKQLEPPKTKTRNLKKWTLANA; encoded by the coding sequence atgGATTCTACAAGTTGTGCGAATAAAGATTCGTTCCGTGAAACCTCAAGAGTAAGCTCAAGGTCATTTTCTTActcaaatttaaacaacGCCTCTCTACAGCTTTTAAAGGCAGACTTTGTCGCCTACTCATTTCTGGCCCAGGGCAAGTACTTTAAGAGAATCTCACAACAAATTTCAAATACAACAACCCGTTCTAAACATGAATCTTCAACCAGTCGAACAGATTTTAATCCCAATTTAAACACACAAATCTCACACAATCTCACATCCAAATCTAATCCTGATGGTAAATCTAATTTTGatcttaaatttaattttgatacTAAATCCAAACTGGATCCTAAATATTACAAGTTAAGTCCTGGAGAGCTGAAAACagagtttaaattttcaaaatcaaACTGGAAACGTTCCAGTTTAGGCTCAAGATTAACGTATTTGAATAGGAAATGTCATTTTAATGGAATCAGCTCTAAGAAGCACACGTATTTGTGTTTTTTTAGCGCATTAGACCTGCCGGTAAAGTCGGATCAGTTTGAAGAATTATTCTCACAGTTTGAGAACTACGTAATAAAGCTGTTTTCAGTACATCCAACACTGGGGTCCGAGAAAAGAGGAGGCTGCATAGACGAAGACGGCTCAATGATAGGCTCGATGCTTAATTACATCCGATCATACGAATGTTCGCTCCACCTGCTGTCACAGAAGCCGAGAAACTACTTTTACATTTCACTATTTCTCCTAATTGTTCTCCTGAGGAATATGCGACGGCTACTGCACCACTACAGACCCAATTCTACACTTTTGGAGTTAATTTTGATCCTAGTTGAGGGCATCTATTTGTGCCAAAACCATCTGCACAGCTTTTTTCACCGTACTAACGGGACTATTTTAAAGGGAgattcatttaaatttgaaccGAGTGAGGGGAAACGTAACGATTTAGTGAATAAAGAGTTATTGAAGAGTTTCAATGAAAGTTGTAACAGATGTAGAAACTCAATTTATAACCTGTGTAAGGCAGAGTCGGCTAGATATTACGATGATTCTAAGCCTGAGTCAAAAAGTGATAAATGTGAAGATAATAAACAGGATACTGCGTTAAGGAGTGGAAATAGTACTTCAGGTCAACCGAATACGGGGCTAAGGAGTGAAAAATCTACGTCAGGTGAAGTGGATTTATCAGAATTTGAAACTGCTAGAGAAGATATTCCAACGTTTTATGACAATATTTCGTCCCTAACAACACGTTGTGAGAGTGTTGACAGTCGTTTACGGTACGAATTGGTCGAGATTTCTGAGCTTTCAGGCCTTAATTTGGTTCTAGACGAGAAGGTTTCAGAGTGGATTTCAGAGCTATGTAATTTGTCGAGTttttattgtaaattagGTTCTGAGCCCATTTTACTCAGTAATCCGTTCCTTAAATTGACACTTAACTCTGACACCGTCTTGCCAAAAGTTTGCAAATTCtcatttacaaatttatctttTGACCGCATTTTGCACTTGAAACTGGTAGACTCGCTATTTTATTCTCAACTTTGCTCAAAATCACCTGAAATTTCTTTGAGGTCTTCTCAGTCCACGACATTGCTCAAGCCCAGGAAAAGCAGTTATAGCCGGTGGTCTGACGATGAGGTTAATTTGCTCATAAGGTCCATTAATCGGTATGGTACTGGGAACTGGTCCTTCATTGCTCGTGCTTACTTTTTGGGTAAAAAGTCTCCAATGCAGCTTAAGGACAAGTGGGCCAATTTGGTCCGTTACGGCCATGTGAAACAACTTGAACCGCCTAAAACCAAAACTCGAAATCTTAAAAAATGGACTCTAGCAAACGCTTAA
- a CDS encoding uncharacterized protein (chr2.cand.217 - hypothetical protein): MNILGRGEEVSQSEILSILSSSIERYKLIEESENRRQNGNLFENGKKRKPKSSKDEKINKNDLWNLKINDLNEFSLQKIDSHENCTNQLKFLESVKNYILANYH, encoded by the coding sequence atgaatATCCTAGGTAGAGGAGAAGAGGTGAGTCAATCTGAGATTTTGAGTATATTATCAAGTTCAATAGAAAGGTACAAGTTAATAGAAGAATCTGAAAATAGAAGACAGAACGGGAATCTTTTTGAAAACGGAAAGAAGAGGAAACCGAAGTCAAGTAaagatgaaaaaattaataaaaacgATTTATGGAATTTGAAAATCAATGATCTGAACGAATTCTCACTCCAAAAAATAGATTCCCATGAAAATTGTACCAATCAACTCAAGTTCCTAGAAtctgttaaaaattacattttagCCAATTATcactaa
- a CDS encoding uncharacterized protein (all_bases.C.cand.326 - hypothetical protein), which translates to MEYELETFKNLIRSKLYDYTAKLSYLSYDDEWIRDKIQHLSEVIQRAIETSENLIVLVRGQPSSGKTYLVRKALSNVLLASKKSKDQSTHVIELYAYDHVDDIKCMRELLNRLELVAGSNRTAEKHMLVSNIRSRILHCLKILKRSNRYIIIVIDGFEIFTKGNYDCSSTVGSVSRRQGLLYFLSDSIQIKGTAFSIVFVTSDLNCIDRMEKRVKSRFVYEPVYCFSDYDVTEYFDSVGESKKILPNCIVKADKEKMSMMIQDSVCGKDRNHISIDACISILMLKKFEFKIKREKNKSLVHVTMRKELKKDRVIFQNLSIPQHLILVSLSRLHVKGVYPQTLLEIIKDLQDMVAFFPAERNSLPNPIGLRRVFLELVYMGLIEWVNYSENKIDNVKVQHLVNDPSGNTIPCRFPKYRE; encoded by the exons ATGGAGTATGAGTTGGAgacatttaaaaatttaataagGTCAAAACTGTATGATTACACGGCCAAACTGTCGTACCTCTCATACGATGACGAGTGGATCCGGGACAAAATCCAACACTTATCAGAAGTAATTCAAAGAGCAATAGAAACGTCCGAAAACTTGATAGTTTTAGTAAGAGGACAACCTTCCTCAGGAAAAACGTACCTGGTGAGGAAAGCACTTTCTAACGTGCTCCTGGCGTCAAAAAAATCCAAAGATCAGTCGACACACGTGATCGAACTTTACGCCTATGACCATGTGGATGATATTAAGTGCATGAGAGAACTATTAAATAGACTGGAGCTGGTCGCAGGCTCAAACAGAACTGCAGAGAAGCATATGTTAGTGTCTAACATCAGGAGTCGGATTCTGCACTGCCTAAAAATCCTCAAAAGAAGTAACAGATACATAATTATAGTAATTGATGGGTTTGAGATTTTTACCAAGGGAAATTATGACTGCAGTTCGACAGTAGGCTCAGTTTCCCGTCGACAAGGCCTACTATACTTTTTATCAGATTCCATTCAGATTAAAGGAACTGCCTTCTCAATTGTTTTTGTCACGTCTGATCTTAACTGTATTGACCGAATGGAGAAGAGAGTTAAATCTCGATTCGTATATGAGCCTGTTTATTGCTTCAGTGACTACGACGTTACTGAGTACTTTGATTCCGTTGGAGAATCAAAAAAAATACTACCAAACTGTATTGTTAAGGCTGATAAAGAGAAAATG AGTATGATGATACAAGATAGCGTGTGTGGAAAGGATAGGAATCATATCTCAATAGATGCTTgtatatcaattttaatgttaaaGAAGTTcgaatttaaaattaaaagagaaaaaaataaaagtcTGGTCCACGTTACCATGAGAAAG GAATTGAAGAAGGATAGAGTGATATTTCAGAATTTGAGTATTCCACAGCATTTGATACTTGTATCATTGTCAAGGCTTCATGTGAAGGGTGTTTACCCACAAACACTTTTGGAAATTATTAAGGACTTGCAGGACATGGTCGCATTCTTTCCAGCTGAAAGGAACTCACTTCCTAACCCTATA gGACTGAGGAGGGTCTTTCTCGAACTCGTTTACATGGGACTAATTGAGTGGGTCAACTACtctgaaaataaaatcgACAATGTTAAAGTACAACATCTAGTCAATGACCCATCAGGAAATACTATACCATGCAGATTCCCCAAATATCGAGAGTAA
- a CDS encoding oxysterol binding protein-related protein 1, putative (chr2.cand.215 - PF00169 PH domain pleckstrin homology PF01237 oxysterol-binding protein) produces MSSSKKRYIHEGWIHKWTNFIGSWRPRYFMLEPDCLSYSIEKDGVVKESFLLSHCKIRLCPDDPVRLDIEVVGSCLLCLRTDTPLEKHKWYVSFKRAQKLSIHSNQKKQPGERFLSSAHQEETPRPTESETLPSTESGKQVIKKEFETVTNREEKPESISNIFVKSRTGRESKTSLSYILDNTETFEHISSKILNELETTTDSESLKHLKTFRLILSDFCCSIKRLSEEEFSTADTKQPYYESKSDKESYYLSKNLGLDGTKPLSVPVPNVHNLFSEPSNLDQNHFDTQQYVSEEKLAPKESQELHEESIADSDTSEELIDPNKGAKMLDYHEFTLGTGCHDPTPLLLAEKAESISENFSFESKVSDEDQTSDEKQQKSESKEQKSYETASTVSSMSKLTLKTFSDSDRAKIKRRNTLSKPRLDHKVSTLIRKDLSRIRMPIVFNEPTSNLQRAAEDFTYYKILNEAADMEDPIDRLANVTVYSITPYSSAVGRSYKPFNPLLGETYEISHTGFNYFAEQVAHHPPILAFHCFNDKFESSGSLNMVINFTGKAIEANLMGPFVVDLKLPSGVEKYNLQRCNMILHNLIFGKMWIEAVGYVIIRNVTGGDFSVMQYLKKGWFNKEIHKVRGLVLDKFGTQHYYISGIWSKHIFIEKVYSSSSKSKTKLLNDDGSLIFNKYRYKNEADAWDAFVNDIDWENINVIPNTRREVWKPFDRPSNNEDYYGFGYLTMQLNELTEDYDKSKGASMPKTDSRYRPDQRLYEEGRVEEATELKKRLEDKQRAVAKDRLDNHITYKPYWFMKVIDPVTHQANWGTYWSRKLDGTVDEGTPDIFGL; encoded by the exons ATGTCATCGAGTAAGAAAAGGTATATACATGAAGGCTGGATACACAAATGGACTAATTTTATTGGTAGCTGGAGACCAAG ATATTTTATGCTTGAACCGGATTGTTTATCCTATTCTATCGAAAAGGACGGCGTTGTAAAAGAATCGTTTTTATTATCTCATTGTAAAATCCGTTTATGCCCAg ACGACCCAGTACGTTTGGATATTGAAGTAGTGGGAAGTTGTTTGCTGTGTTTGAGAACAGATACACCGTTAGAAAAACATAAGTGGTACGTGTCATTCAAGAGAGCCCAAAAGCTATCAATACATTCTAATCAGAAGAAACAACCAGGAGAACGTTTCCTAAGTTCTGCACATCAAGAGGAGACTCCCCGTCCAACAGAGAGTGAAACTTTACCATCTACTGAAAGTGGAAAACAAGTAATAAAGAAGGAATTTGAGACTGTAACAAACCGAGAAGAGAAGCCAGAATCCATATCAAACATCTTTGTGAAGTCGAGAACAGGAAGAGAGTCAAAGACTTCATTGTCTTACATATTGGACAACACAGAGACTTTTGAACACATTTCTTCCAAAATACTTAACGAACTTGAGACAACAACAGACTCAGAGTCGCTCAAGCACCTGAAGACGTTCCGACTCATTCTCTCAGATTTTTGCTGCTCAATCAAACGCCTTTCCGAGGAGGAATTCAGTACAGCCGACACCAAACAACCGTATTACGAATCGAAATCCGATAAGGAATCGTATTATTTATCGAAAAACCTTGGACTCGACGGCACAAAGCCACTCAGTGTCCCAGTTCCAAACGTACACAATTTGTTCTCTGAGCCCTCGAACCTTGACCAGAACCACTTCGATACACAGCAATATGTTTCAGAGGAGAAATTGGCACCAAAAGAGTCCCAGGAATTACATGAAGAATCCATTGCGGACTCTGATACATCAGAAGAGCTAATCGACCCGAACAAGGGTGCGAAAATGCTCGATTATCACGAATTCACACTGGGAACTGGTTGTCACGATCCAACACCTCTTCTTCTGGCTGAAAAGGCCGAATCAATTTCAGAAAATTTCTCCTTCGAATCCAAGGTTTCAGACGAGGACCAAACCTCGGATGAAAAGCAACAGAAATCTGAATCCAAAGAACAAAAATCATACGAAACAGCCTCAACTGTGTCTTCAATGTCCAAGCTCACACTCAAAACTTTCTCAGATTCTGATAGAGCTAAAATTAAACGTAGAAATACTCTATCCAAACCACGCCTAGACCATAAAGTCTCTACACTGATTA GGAAGGATTTATCCCGTATAAGGATGCCAATAGTGTTTAATGAACCCACGTCAAACCTACAGCGTGCAGCAGAGGATTTCACATATTACAAAATCCTCAATGAAGCAGCTGATATGGAAGACCCAATTGATAGATTAGCAAATGTAACAGTCTATAGCATCACACCCTACTCCTCTGCCGTTGGAAGATCCTATAAACCATTCAACCCATTACTAGGTGAAACATATGAAATCTCACATACTGGTTTCAATTATTTCGCTGAGCAA GTAGCACATCATCCACCGATACTAGCATTTCATTGTTTTAATGACAAGTTTGAATCTTCTGGAAGTCTAAACATGGTTATCAACTTCACTGGAAAAGCAATCGAA gcTAATTTGATGGGACCATTTGTTGTTGATTTGAAACTTCCGTCCGGAGTCGAGAAGTATAACCTTCAGAGATGTAACATGATTTTgcataatttaatatttggaAAAATGTGGATTGAAGCCGTAGGATACGTGATTATAAGAAATGTTACTGGAGGTGATTTCTCCGTAATGCAATATCTCAAAAAAGGATG gtttaataaagaaataCATAAAGTTAGAGGATTAGTATTGGATAAATTTGGAACAcaacattattatatatctGGAATCTGGAGtaaacatatttttattgAAAAAGTTTATTCCTCTTCATCAAAAAGTAAAACTAAATTACTCAACGATGATGGCTCATTAATCTTCAACAAA TATCGATATAAGAATGAAGCGGATGCTTGGGATGCATTTGTTAATGATATAGATTGGgagaatataaatgttattCCAAACACACGTAGAGAGGTATGGAAACCATTTGATCGTCCAAGTAACAACGAAGATTATTATGGATTCGGATACCTCACAATGCAATTAAATGAACTCACAGAAGATTATGATAAGTCCAAAGGAGCATCAATGCCCAAAACCGACTCCAGATATAGACCTGACCAAAGATTATACGAAGAAGGTAGAGTAGAAGAAGCTACTGAATTAAAAAAGAGATTAGAAGATAAACAAAG AGCTGTTGCAAAAGATCGTTTGGATAATCATATAACATATAAACCATACTGGTTCATGAAAGTTATCGACCCTGTTACACATCAGGCAAATTGG GGCACTTATTGGAGTAGGAAACTCGACGGGACAGTTGATGAAGGAACCCCGGATATTTTCGGATTATAA
- a CDS encoding uncharacterized protein (chr2.cand.214 - hypothetical protein): MKKKCNLNKEVTGKSSSVSEDEDSVVEESYVLFDFPEFHSTTIFHDSKFELVSTDKDSGSLFRISNCSFDTLRINKLDTENPTCLINEYLPLNGSNILNGMTYILVNKDSLNGSSDAVNKLSRPHLENNSDVWYTSKCIEFSTDQ; encoded by the coding sequence ATGAAAAAGAAGTGTAACTTAAATAAGGAAGTGACTGGAAAGTCAAGTTCAGTCAGTGAAGATGAGGATTCAGTTGTAGAAGAATCTTATGTTCTTTTTGATTTCCCAGAATTCCACTCCACAACCATTTTTCATGACTCTAAATTTGAATTGGTGTCGACGGATAAGGATTCAGGCTCACTTTTTAGAATCTCAAACTGCAGTTTCGATACACTTCGCATAAATAAGTTGGATACTGAGAATCCAACATGTTTAATTAACGAATATTTGCCCTTAAATGGGAGTAACATTTTGAATGGAATGACCTATATATTAGTGAATAAAGACAGTTTGAACGGGTCATCAGATGCAGTAAACAAGTTATCAAGGCCACACCTTGAAAATAACTCAGACGTATGGTACACGAGTAAATGTATAGAATTCAGCACTGATcaataa
- a CDS encoding calcium-dependent protein kinase, putative (all_bases.cand.1488 - calcium-dependent protein kinase) — protein sequence MGVVQSNLNKREKNYIVEHLNSNTVLKEKDNMNQNTKRKDVPASNNNFKFFSKNRFNLKAKNDKLTKRAQPNDSKRTANLKETTNSRSGNTNNVIEKPEEYFPLFRWTPSSGFDDDLVSSFEKLVSIKSVSFDDTSVVSRRSDRFKTITRMGSDIISNLKRTLTPSVSECQNISEHQSATQTPKNEKLEQMSLDAFSSITSSTNYSDDVSINSETGSTNGQPTSSPQAIIFTEEKHDMAPSKHDQVVTHQQNVNLRQREEQILRYRDEVIHKREVEMSIHEHKVTCIPPCFRINPKSEKELIEKPSYNSLCTKCMHKEDKIPKGFKGMILQLPTRGTEGKPREKSPLLNRSKIIPQTALTDGTSIHDVYEIKSEKLGNGSYGNVLKGVHKETGAVRAIKIILKSKIENAMRMKREIQIMKTLDHPNIIKLFEVYEDAECLYLVMEMCVGGELFDRIVSTNGFSEACAASIMRQVFSAIAYCHNRNVLHRDLKPENILYLNNKPSSTIKIIDWGFATKCYRTHKFTSLVGTPYYVAPEVLLGNYDKACDIWSAGVILFILLVGYPPFHGNNNTEILNNVKRGTLKFVEKHWSHVSKSAIDLIKRCLHYIPKNRITAEEALNHEWILRIRTIPLSVEPHISKSLARRFKKFLKYNKMKQMALTCLAYHLSDRELAPLTNAFESLDKDGDGVLSLAEVANGLKHSRQSSFNIQQIVKGIDTDQSGIIEYTEFVAAAIDARLYNQKDFFKRAFNIFDTDRDGKITREDMYRVFSTESMSPQMTQEMVEDILEEVLNTRLIYA from the exons ATGGGTGTTGTCCAATcgaatttaaataaaaggGAAAAGAATTACATAGTTGAACATCTGAATTCTAATACTGTCTTAAAAGAAAAGGATAACATGAACCAAAACACTAAGAGGAAAGATGTCCCAGCCTCCAacaacaattttaaatttttctCCAAAAATAGGTTTAATTTAAAGGCAAAAAATGATAAGCTTACAAAGAGAGCGCAACCAAACGATTCAAAAAGAACTGCAAACCTAAAGGAAACAACTAATTCAAGGTCAGGAAATACTAATAACGTGATTGAAAAGCCAGAAGAGTATTTTCCATTATTTCGCTGGACACCTTCCTCAGGTTTTGATGATGATTTGGTCTCGAGTTTTGAGAAACTAGTCTCAATTAAGAGTGTGAGCTTTGATGATACTTCAGTGGTATCGAGAAGGTCAGACAGATTCAAAACAATTACAAGAATGGGTTCGGATATCATTTCAAACTTAAAGAGAACACTAACGCCTTCAGTTTCAGAATGCCAAAACATCTCAGAACATCAATCTGCAACACAGACTCCAAAGAATGAGAAGTTGGAGCAGATGAGTCTTGATGCCTTTAGTTCTATAACTTCAAGTACAAACTACTCTGACGATGTTTCAATCAATAGTGAAACAGGCTCAACGAATGGACAACCGACGAGTTCACCACAAGCCATAATATTTACAGAGGAGAAACATGATATGGCACCTTCAAAACATGATCAAGTAGTTACGCACCAACAAAACGTGAATTTACGCCAGAGAGAAGAACAAATTTTACGTTACAGAGATGAAGTTATACACAAGAGAGAAGTGGAAATGAGTATCCATGAGCACAAAGTGACGTGTATTCCGCCATGTTTTAGGATAAACCCGAAGTCTGAGAAGGAATTAATTGAGAAGCCCAGTTACAACTCACTTTGTACCAAGTGTATGCACAAGGAAGATAAGATCCCGAAGGGCTTTAAGGGTATGATCCTTCAACTTCCCACCAGAGGAACAGAGGGGAAACCGCGTGAAAAATCTCCACTTTTAAACAGGTCGAAAATCATACCTCAAACAGCTCTAACAGACGGAACGAGTATCCACGACGTGTATGAAATTAAGTCTGAGAAACTAGGCAACGGCAGTTATGGAAATGTACTCAAAGGAGTCCACAAAGAAACAGGAGCCGTTCGAGCAATCAAAATCATACTCAAGTCCAAAATCGAAAATGCCATGAGAATGAAACGtgaaatacaaataat gAAAACATTGGATCATCCgaatataataaagttATTTGAAGTGTATGAGGACGCAGAGTGCTTGTATTTGGTAATGGAAATGTGTGTGGGAGGCGAGTTGTTTGACAGAATAGTAAGTACAAATGGATTCTCAGAGGCTTGCGCAGCATCGATCATGAGACAAGTCTTTTCAGCAATCGCCTACTGCCACAACAGGAATGTGTTGCACAGGGACCTGAAGCCTGAAAACATTCTGTACTTGAACAATAAACCCTCGTCGACGATCAAGATCATCGACTGGGGGTTCGCAACGAAGTGCTACCGAACCCACAAGTTCACTAGTCTGGTTGGAACACCTTATTATGTGGCTCCCGAGGTGTTACTGGGGAACTACGACAAGGCGTGTGACATCTGGAGCGCAGGCGTCATACTATTCATTTTGCTGGTTGGGTACCCTCCGTTTCACGGGAACAATAACACAGAAATCCTCAATAACGTTAAGCGTGGGACACTTAAGTTCGTAGAGAAGCACTGGAGCCACGTCTCAAAGTCAGCAATAGATCTCATCAAACGTTGCCTGCACTACATTCCCAAGAACAGAATCACAGCAGAGGAGGCACTCAACCACGAGTGGATTCTCAGAATCAGAACAATTCCACTGTCAGTTGAGCCTCACATCTCAAAGAGCCTGGCAAGACGGTTTAAGAAGTTCCTCAAGTACAACAAGATGAAACAAATGGCGCTAACATGCCTCGCCTATCACCTTAGTGATCGTGAACTCGCACCACTCACCAACGCTTTCGAGTCACTCGATAAGGACGGTGATGGCGTCCTCTCACTGGCCGAAGTCGCAAACGGACTCAAACACTCTAGACAATCCTCTTTCAACATCCAACAAATCGTCAAAGGAATCGATACAGATCAATCAGGAATCATag AATATACCGAGTTTGTGGCGGCAGCAATAGATGCAAGATTATATAACCAGAAGGATTTTTTCAAGAGGGCGTTTAACATTTTTGACACTGACCGAGACGGAAAAATAACAAG GGAGGACATGTACCGCGTGTTCTCAACCGAGTCAATGTCTCCACAGATGACGCAGGAAATGGTCGAAGACATCCTGGAAGAGGTACTGAACACTAGACTCATTTATGCCTAG